A single window of Manduca sexta isolate Smith_Timp_Sample1 chromosome 15, JHU_Msex_v1.0, whole genome shotgun sequence DNA harbors:
- the LOC115447819 gene encoding bombyxin-related peptide A-like gives MKLAVVLCCLLALYSLAAAQGTQRFCGRRLARTLAGLCSELEYEEVVKRSGAGDAAGASRDWRWAALGGARGKRGIVEECCEKACMLEELITYC, from the coding sequence ATGAAGCTCGCGGTGGTGTTGTGTTGCCTGCTTGCACTGTACTCGCTCGCTGCAGCTCAGGGAACGCAGAGGTTCTGCGGACGGCGATTGGCACGAACGCTGGCGGGACTCTGCTCGGAGTTGGAGTATGAAGAGGTGGTGAAGCGGTCTGGTGCAGGCGACGCTGCGGGTGCTTCCCGCGACTGGCGCTGGGCGGCGCTAGGAGGCGCACGTGGCAAAAGGGGAATCGTCGAGGAGTGCTGCGAGAAGGCCTGCATGCTCGAAGAGCTAATTACATACTGTTGA
- the LOC115447808 gene encoding bombyxin-related peptide B-like yields the protein MKFTMVLICLVALWSLACGQMARVYCGRRLAQTLALLCSEIEEESAVKRSEGALSGAAMYGTRGWRWAARGAARGKRGVVEECCDQPCTLDTLFSYC from the coding sequence ATGAAATTTACAATGGTCCTTATATGTCTGGTCGCGCTGTGGTCGCTGGCTTGTGGTCAAATGGCGCGAGTGTACTGCGGCCGGAGACTGGCGCAGACCCTGGCCTTGCTGTGCTCGGAGATAGAAGAGGAAAGCGCGGTGAAGCGGTCTGAGGGCGCTCTCAGTGGTGCTGCGATGTACGGCACTCGCGGCTGGCGCTgggcggcgcggggcgcggcgcgGGGCAAGAGGGGAGTCGTCGAGGAGTGCTGCGACCAGCCCTGCACGCTCGACACGCTCTTCAGTTACTGCTAG
- the LOC115447813 gene encoding bombyxin-related peptide B-like: MKFALALICLFALLSLACGQMARVYCGRRLAQTLAVLCPEMEEESAVKRSDGDLSGAAMYGTRDWRWASLGAARGKRGVVEECCDQPCTLDTLLSYC, encoded by the coding sequence aTGAAGTTCGCCCTAGCCCTGATCTGCCTGTTCGCGCTGTTGTCGCTGGCTTGTGGTCAGATGGCGCGAGTGTACTGCGGCCGGCGACTGGCGCAGACCCTGGCCGTGCTCTGCCCGGAGATGGAAGAGGAAAGCGCGGTGAAGCGGTCTGATGGCGATCTCAGTGGTGCTGCGATGTACGGCACTCGTGACTGGCGCTGGGCGTCCCTGGGCGCAGCGCGAGGCAAGAGAGGAGTCGTCGAGGAGTGCTGCGACCAACCGTGCACGCTCGACACGCTGTTAAGTTACTGCTAG
- the LOC115447806 gene encoding bombyxin-related peptide A-like, with protein sequence MKLAMVLCYLFTVYSLTSAHGDQEEFQVMVRVCGRHLARTLEDLCPRVAYEDAVKRSGPGGAAAYGTRGWPLAALGTARGTAREVARGKRWGIADECCNNACTLDVLLSYC encoded by the coding sequence ATGAAGCTCGCCATGGTGTTATGTTATCTTTTCACGGTGTACTCGCTTACTTCAGCTCACGGGGATCAAGAAGAGTTTCAGGTCATGGTCAGGGTCTGCGGACGACATCTGGCGCGGACGCTGGAGGATCTCTGCCCGAGGGTGGCGTACGAGGACGCGGTGAAGCGGTCTGGTCCAGGCGGCGCTGCGGCATATGGCACTCGCGGCTGGCCTCTGGCGGCACTGGGAACAGCTCGGGGTACGGCGCGGGAGGTGGCGCGGGGCAAGAGGTGGGGAATCGCTGACGAATGCTGCAACAACGCATGCACGCTCGACGTCTTGCTGTCATACTGCTAA